AATCAATGTTGACTTCCCTGCCCCACTCTCTCCAATAATTCCAATCTTGGGCACACCCTGAATCTTGACACTCACATCATGTAACGAGTGTGGGCCCTCTTCCTCGTACTGTACTTGCACATGGGTAAGAATCAGCTGACTTTCTGCTGTCCATGAATAGGCCGACCCAGGCAACACACCATTCAACTTCTGCACAGGCATATCAATAATCGACTGAATGGATTCGCCAGCCTCTTTACCATTCAGAGTAGCATGGTAATCTGCACCCACCATACGTACGGGGAGGAAGTACTCAGGAGCCAGTATAAGGATCGTTAGCGCCGTTACAAGCACCATATCCCCATTCACCAGACGAAGTCCTAGACCGACTGCAACAGATGCCACAGAGAGCATGGTGAAGAAATCTAGGGCGAATGATGACAAAAAAGCAACGCGCAATGTGCGCATCGTTGCAGTTCTGTACTTATCACTTACACTTCCGATGGAACTGATGTGTGATTTACTACGACCTAAATATTTCAATGTCTCCAGTCCACGTAACGAATCCAGGAAATGATTCGCTAGCTTGTGATAAGAGCTCATTTGACTGTCTACTTGTTTGCGAGAAGCTAGACCAATTAAAATCATAAAAGCAATTAGAATGGGCATCGTGACCACTAGAATAATTGCTGATTGGACATCCTGCGTAAACACATAAATGACAATTACCATCGGTATAATCATCGTTGCGACCATACGCGGAATAATGAGTTCAAGATAAGTTCGAAACTTAGATATACCATCCAAGACGAGCGTCACCAGCTTACCCGTTCCTTGTTTTTTGGCAAAGCGCGGTCCGAGCAGGAACAACTTATCCATCAACTGTTGACGCAATAATGTGCCCGTATTCTCAGCAAAGCGATGCGTAATCTGCTGTTGAAAGAAATTCGTCAAATGGCGAACTAGAAATGCAACTACAAACGTAAGAATAGCTTGATTTTGTTCTTGTAGTGGAGCACCGGCAAAGAGGGCGGAGATGACTTCCGATAACCCTCTTGCCATTAGCAGTATGGATACACTTTGCACCAAGGTCAGCAGTGCCACCGCCGCAAAAACAGGCTTAATACCTTTGAAGCCTAGTAGATTACGGTCCATTAGTACTCCAAATGTTCTTTCTCATTCACCCGTTTATGGAATACGAAGTAACTCCACACTTGGTATCCCAATACGAACGGAAGCAAAGTTAAAGCGACAATGGACATGACCTTGAGTGAATATTGTCCAGAAGCAGCGTTCGTAATGGTTAAGCTGAAAGCATCATTAATCGAACTAACCATCACCCGTGGGAACAAACCAATAAATATTGAACCAAATGACAAAACAATAATGGCTCCTGTCATTCCAAAAGCCCAACCATCTCTTTTGCGAGCAATGAAAAATCCAGCCAATAGGTATACGATCATTCCAACAACAGCGAGTACAGTCAGAATCGTACCCCGAACCTCAAATATATCCGTTACGTAATACGTCATAACCCCAAAAGCCACAATTAGAACAGCAAGAGGAATAAGAAGCCTCTTAGCCATAATACGTGCCCGTTCTTGTAAGCTTCCAAGCGTTCTTAACGTCGTAAACACTAATCCATGCACCAAGCAAAGAACGACCAGGGTAATTCCGCCGAGTAAGGTGTAACCATTCACAATATCAAAGAATCCAGCGTTCATATTCATATCTTCGCCAATAGGTACCCCTTGAATCAGACAAGCGAATACAACACCGAATAATAGTGGAGGAAGTAGGCTACCGATGAAAATAATGATATCCCATGTTTTCTTCCAACGTGCAGAGTTGACTTTACCTCTAAATTCAAACGCCACACCACGACCAATTAAAGCGAGTAGTACAAATACAAGGGCGGTATAGAACCCACTGAACAATGTAGCATACCAATGCGGGAAGGCCGCAAACATCGCACCCCCTGCTGTAATGAGCCATACTTCATTTGCATCCCAGAACGGTCCAATCGAATTAATTAATACACGACGCTCCGTGTCATTCTTAGCGAGAATCGTTGTGGACATCCCTACTCCAAAGTCAAAACCCTCCAAGAAGAAGAAACCTACAAATAATACGGCAATCAACAAGAACCACAACTCATTAAGAGACATGATAACCCTCCTTATCAAATGGGTCGTGAGATTCTTCCACTTGGGTTTCCGAATGATTCGGCCCCTTCTTGATCACACGAACAAATAAATAGACCAATATAGTACCTAGAATAGTATACGCAAGCGAGAAAGTAATTAAAGAGAACAATATTTGTCCTGCTGAAACGTTCGGCGAAATACTATCTTCTGTCGTCATTAATCCGAAAACTGTCCAGGGTTGCCGGCCAACTTCGGTCATAATCCATCCAGCCCAGTTTGCGATAAACGGTAATGAAATAGCTCCTACCATAATACGCATAAACCATTTGTTAGGACGATCCAATTTTTTGCGAGCCACTAAGTAGGCCCCATACAGACTTAAAAGAATAAGGACAGAACCACTACCAACCATGATACGGAAACTCCAGAATGTTGTACGTACTGGCGGGATATAGTCACCGGGACCATATTTCTGTTCATACTCAGCTTGAAGCTGATTCATCCCCACAACTTCTCCTGAGAACTTGCTATAAGACAAGAAACTAAGCATATATGGAATCTTGAAGGTTGCCCCATTCTCCTTCTTCTTTGGGTCAATTGATGCTATAACTGTCCAAGGAGCCGGGTCTGAACTTGTGTCCCAAAGTGCCTCTGACGCTGCCATCTTCATCGGTTGAGTCTCCACTAGATACTGTGCTTGACTATGTCCAACGAATGCAACACCTAAAGATGAAATCATACCTACTATAATAGCTACAATAAAAGATTTCTTGAAGAATTGGACATCCTGACGTTTCAATATTTTATATGCGCTGACACCTGTAACCAAGAAAGCTCCAGTCATAAATGCCGCTAGAACGGTATGTGGGAATTCCAACAACACCTGTCCGTTCGTAATTAAAGCTAAGAAATCATTCATCTCAGCTCGACCATTATTCATCGTGAACCCTACAGGTCTTTGCATGAATGAGTTCGCAACTAGAATCCAGAAAGCAGACATCGTGGTTCCGAAAGCCACTAACCATATACACATGAGGTGAAGTTTCTTCGATAAACGGTCCCACCCAAAAATCCACAATCCAAGAAATGTAGACTCCAAGAAAAAGGCAAGTAATGCTTCGACGGCAAGCGGTGCCCCGAATACATCTCCTACAAATCTAGAATAATCTGACCAGTTCATTCCGAACTGAAATTCTTGTAATATCCCCGTAACCACACCAACGGCAAAGTTAATCAGGAACAGATGCCCCCAGAATTTAGCCATCTTTTTGTACTCTTCTTTACCTTTTATAACATACATTGTCTCCATAATCGCGATCAACAAGGCTAATCCGATAGACAAGGGTACAAAGATAAAGTGAAACAGCGTTGTCGACGCAAATTGAATGCGCGAGAGCATAACCGGATCCATGGTTCTAATCCTTCTTTCTATTGATGAATTTTTTAATATCTATTTATATATTGTCAGACGTACTTCGTTGATCATGTGATATTTATCACACTCAAGTATCTAAACATAGGCCAATTGTGAAGTTTGTCACACAATATTTAAAATTACAACCATTTCAGCTCAAGAATAACCTCCTGTGATGAATTAAATTACACTATATTTATAATTCTTTAATTCAAAGTGATATAAAACATAGACAAGCTTCGCCTCCATTTCGCTATAATTAATGCTACACCAATAGACCGCAACCTGTAATGGTTGCGGTCTATTGGTACATCGTCTACAGGAAGATCAACATATTATGACTCACGTTCTACAAAGTACTTGTTCGTCATGTACCATGCTTCACCTTTGTCTGTTGGAACTTTCCCTTTTTTCCTATCCATGAATACAATTTCCTTACATTTAGAACAGAACCACTTTGTTGTATAGTATTGCGAAAAAGTTGTGTAGGTTGTTCCGCATTTACAATCGACCTTAAAGTATATCAAGTTGTCTTCATAGGCTTGCGATAGCTCTTCTGTACTTGCTTGTTCTGCACCCGAAACAGGTCTGAGCATTTCTACATAGTTGGAGAAACGATTCTGCACCTTGAAATCTGCAACCAGATCTGGGTTGAGTCCAAAAAACTCCTTGCCAATAGCAGTAATGAACTTCGTATTTGATTTGTAACTCTCTAACCATTCCTGAATTTGCTTATTAGATAACGGGACAGTTCCTTTAATGCCACTGTTGAGTGTGTACGTCATGATGGATAGGTTCTCGTTGTCTTCGTAGTACATTAATCTAGAAACCTCCTTAATTATTCCCTTATTAATGTACTACTAAAATGACAGATAATCAAAAGGATGAAATAGGAATTGTTCTGAAGGACTTTCTCCAACCTACAATATTAACCCCAATGAGCAAGATCATATAAATGTAAACCCCATAACTCATCGTGGTGAACAGCAAATGAACCCCTATAAAGGCTACTAGAACACCTATGAGAAAGAATAGCTTTAGCCCTTCATTACTTTGGGTGGCTTGATAGGGTTCTGAGAAAGGTAACGCCTTTCTTAACACTCTGAAGCTGATCAGCACGTAGATCCCTACACTTAGTCCTACAACAACTATGTCGGGAATAATACGTAATCCAAAAATATAAAGAAACACTACGCTCTCCAGAATGTATAAAGGCATCATCAACTTAACTAGACAAGCTTTAATGCTCCCTTTGAGGATAGAAGCTGTATCCTGCAACGGAACCGTTCTATACAACCAAGCTCCCTTGTAATTCACAGAATATTTCAACATCATCAGCGTTGAGGGTACTAGTATAGCCATAAAATAAATACAGAGATACATTTTACCGCCAGACATCCCCTCTAAGCCTTGGCTTTGCATACTATTAAATAAAAATAGAAATGGAAAGACAAGTGAAAGCCCTAAAGAAGGATATACTTTTAACTTAAAATCTCGCTCATTTCGCATCATATCAGACGTAAACCGAAAGAATAATCGTTCCTCTGGGGTCTTACAAAGGAAATTCGATAGACTCCTCCCATTAAACCATTTCCTTCTCCTAGATGTACTGCTGTCCGACAGCTTCTGTAAATGATGCTCGAAAGATGGCATAAGCCTCACATAGATCAGCATCGCCACAATGGGTACAATCACGGATAACAAAGAAAATATCATAAAGGTTGTACGCATGTCCCCTCGAATCAACATCTCAAACGGAGTTGCGAACCAGAGTGGAACGATAAAATACTGCCACCACTTCTCTTCAAATACCCATTTAAAATCCATTATATTAAATACTCGAAAGGTGAGTTGGTATCCAATTGTAATGACCATCGTTAGAGCAATCTGTACATAATTGATCATATCCTTCAATTTCTCACCATTAAAGAATCGAAGAACGAACAAATATAGAAGAGCCGTTACAACCACAATAAAGGCATCCATCAGAATAACTTCAATTAAAAAAATAAAGAAAAATCCGATCCCATACTTAAACGATCCCGCAATTAAAGCTGGAAGTGTAAGCGCTCCCGTTAGAAATGTTAAATAAATAGAGATGTGGATACTCTTAGCGGCATGGATGGTTCTTGTATTCACAGGTTTAGAGTCTAGTATATTCTTATCGCGGATATCTAACAGAACGGATGAGAAGTCCGATATAAGCGAAGTCATGATCATGAACATGAGGATTCCAAATACCAAACTCATTTGAAAAATAAACCCTTGTCCTAATAGCACTAGCGGCATCAATACGATCAAGCCCATAATCAGATACAACCACAAGGATTGAAGGAACTTATTCTTATCTTCATTCTGAGACGAAGATCTTGAATTTCCCATCACCGTCGAAACTCTCCTGCCATCCATTGTTAGTTTGATGTGGATTATTCTTCTCATAATAACGTAGTCGATACCTAGTTTTTCAAAAAGGGTACGAAAACGATCTAATATCTTCAACGTTGTGAAATCCCGCATAGATTACACCTCTTGAACGATAGATACGAATTGTTCAGCCTTTTCTTTATGATCATGAAAGCCAGTTAATTCGTTAAATATTTGCTCTAGTGACCCTTCCTTCGATTTCTCCCGAAGTTGATTAAAGCTCCCATCGGCAATGATCTGTCCGTCATTCAATAGAACGATACGGTTACTAATCTTCTCCACCACATCCATCATGTGCGAAGAATAGAAGATCGTCTTCCCTTGTGCTGCTAGACAAGCAAGTATTTCCTTCACAACAATGACGCTGTTAGCATCTAAACCACTCAGGGGTTCATCTAAGAACAGAATGTCGGGGTTATGTATTAGGCTTGAGATTAACAATACTTTCTGCTTCATTCCCTTAGAGAAAGAAGATACTCTAGATGAGTATACAGACTCTAATCCGAAGCTCTTCATCAGTTGCGCTGCCTTATGGTCCGCTTTACTATAATCTAATCCATATAGCTGCCCTACAAATGTTAAATATTCTTGAGCCGTCAGACTTTCATATATATCTACAACCTCGGGTACGTACCCAATCCTTCTTTTATATTCAACATCACCATCTGAAATATCTCTTCCTAATATCTTGACTTCTCCAATATATCCTTCTAAAAGTCCCAATAGGATCTTTACCGTAGTACTCTTTCCAGCACCATTAGGACCTATATATCCAATGATTTGTCCCTTATATACATCAAGATTAATCCACCTTAGCACAGGTTTATCACCATAATTCATAGCTAAACTTCGTATGGATATCACGGGTTCCTCATTCTCATCCAAGCTAAACACACCTGCCTTCTCTCTAATTTCTCTCCTTGTTATAGTATTCTATCATGACAAATGCAGTTTGAGGAAATTTTTGTATATTTTAGATTTAGACGTAGCCTTCATCACTCGGTTTTTTAATGAGTCTTGCTACATAAAAGAGGAAATGCCACTCTTTGCATCAGAGTGGCATTTCCTCTTTCATTGTTTACCCATTTGGTTTGGTTATTTATTAACAGGGATTTTATGGAATACTTGCTCAAGTAGCACTGCTACTTCCGCTCTTGAAGCATGAGCAGTTGGATTCAGCTTACTCCCGTCTCCTTTTACAATTCCTTCTGTAATCAGAGCAAGCACCGCGTCTTTCGCATAACTCTTCACTTTATCGGAATCTGAAAAATGGTTTAATAAGGATGCTTCGCCAGCTTTCAGCTCAATACCAGACTTGGTCAATGCCTTGTGCAAAATAACCATCAAATCTTGTCTAGTCATTGGCGCTTCAGGATCATACTTATCTCCCCCAAAGCCTTGCACGATTCCTTGTGCCTTCAAGCTTGTGATCGCTTCATAGTAATAGCTGCTTTGCGGAACGTCAGAGAAACGAACTGTTGCATCGGATTTCATACCAAACATTCTCATAAGCAGGAGCGCAAAATCACCACGCTTCATCGCCGCATTTGGAGCAAATACATGTTCTGAAGTACCTAAAACAATTCCTTTGGAATTCAAAAACTCGATCGATTTTTGGGCCCACTTATGATTTTGCAAGTCAACAAACGTGTTCGCTGGCTTACCGTCGCCATCTTCAGCCTTATCAGAGTCGGGGGTTCCTCCCTTGCCTCCAGCATTGTCCTTATCCGTGGTTGTATTGCCACCCGCGCTTCCAGCACCGCTGCTGTTATTGTTATTGCTATTGTTATTGCTATTACTTCCGTTGCTGCTGTTATTTCCATTATTGTTATTATTACTATCGGCTCCGCCGCTGTTATTTCCATTTCCACTGTCTGGCTTATTGCTTCCTTCGTCTGGCTTGCTACCTGTGTCGATAAGAGTCTTCACCGATACTTTCACATGTTTTGAACCCTCTTCTAGCGCCTCGAAAGCCAGCGTGCTTCCATCTGCCTTTACGCTATAAGCATTCGCTATCTCATAGTCTTGAACCAGTCTTTCTCTTACTTTCCGAGCAACTGCAGCCGCATCATCATTCACCACTACAGGTACGGAAATCTGCTTATCGATGGTTCCATCAGACACGTGTACGACCAGATCGCCATCCGCACTCGCACCGTTCTTTACCTGAACGCTGAATTTGGCCTTTTGACCGACCATGCCCCATCTTCCCTCGGTTTTAGTCTCCTGCTCACCCCATGTTAGACCTTCAACAGCCGAGCCTTTACCATTCTCTAGCACATAGCTAAACACATTATCCTCGCTGTTGCCTGTTCCTTGTTTCTGCTTAATAATAATACCGTCTGGAGACGTAGAGGTAATGACCTCGTAATTTCTTCCCTCGCTGTGATGCAGTAATCCAGCTTTCAACACATTGGACACTTCAGCCAATACATCGTTATTTTTCCAACCCACATATAGTTTGGTATTCAACGACAGACTACGCCCCAAATAGTCAATAGTTCTTACTTCCTCGCCATTGATATGTATTTGCAGAACCATTAGAGCCGTCCCAGGACCATTAATCGGTTGACCATTCGACCCTGTAACATCTCCCGATAAAGGTAAGAAGTATTCACCCAGCACCTCGGTCGTATTGCGACCTTCCTTATCCATCGACACATCGCTCATCGTAACGCCCACATTTTTCTTCGGCTCGATCTTCGCATCAACCTGCACGTTTACTTTTGCTTGGACGTTGTTGTCTATTACACCAAGAGGGAGATTGATTAATGTTCCCGTTACCTTCAAGGTCTGTGCTTTTGCATTCCCTTTCTCATAGCCGATGTTATGTAATTCCCACTGGGCATCAACGCTGATCGTGGTTCCATCAGATAAAGTCACAGTTACTTGCTTTGGCAAGTGCAGCGCTTCCGGGGTTGCATTCGTGCCGTTGGCCATTCCGGTAATATCCGCTACATGGTTGATTGACTCGACATAACGCATCGCGCTAATCGTGACATTCGCCGTTACCTTCTCGCTCGGCGCCGCAACGCCGGCAGGCAAATGCACTAGCGTACCCATCACTTTGACTGTTTGCTGTTGTTCATTGCTTGGGTCGTAAGCCGATTCTGCAAGTTCCCACGTCACATCCACTTTATCCTTGCGGCCGTTACTTAGCGTCACGTCTGCCTGCTTAGGCAGATAGAAAGCAAGAGCTGTCTTGCTAATACCATTTGGCACTAGAGGCACCTGTACATCTTCAATATGTGTAACATGATTCGCAGCAGCGACCTTAACCGTCGCTCTCGCTGTCGCTCCATTCGGATTCTTTAATCCAGCTGGAATACCCTTTACCGCACCGGTCACTTCAAAGGTTTGTGCTTCCAATTTACTTGAATCATAGGCACTGTGCTCCACATCCCACTCAATAGGCACCTGAACCTTCTGATTGTCGCTTAATGTAGCTTCAACTTGTTCGGGCAAGCCTAACGCTTTTTCTGTTTTATTCGTGCCGCTGAGCACGTCTTTGATTACCACAGATTGAAGACTCATAATTGTACGCGCCTCACTGAAGGAGACTTTCACCTTCGCCTTCAAGTCATTGCTGTTATCAATCCCAACCGGCAAACCGTAACGGTCTCCCAATCGTCCCGTGAGCTCGACCGTATGAATGCTTTGATCGTGCATGTCATAATCGTCCTGGCTCCAAGTAACCCCAACCGTAGCCGGCGTATCGTCATCCAAGACCACACCCACACTATCCGGTAACCCAAGGCTATAGTAGCTTGTGCCATTCTCTACATCAGGAATATCAGCTAGCGGGTCAACACTCTTGATCTGCTTCGCGGCGGAAATTGTAATTTCAGCCGTTGCCTTTACATTTTGCGGGTTATTTATTCCGTCTGGGAGTCCGGCGCTCCATGAATTTCCCCTTAGCGTCCCCTCTACCGTGAACGTTTGTTCCATAATATTTTCCGGATTATACTTATTAAAATCCCAACGGACATATAGCTCTGTTTCACTGCCATCGCTTAATGT
The nucleotide sequence above comes from Paenibacillus sp. IHBB 10380. Encoded proteins:
- the cydB gene encoding cytochrome d ubiquinol oxidase subunit II, whose protein sequence is MMSLNELWFLLIAVLFVGFFFLEGFDFGVGMSTTILAKNDTERRVLINSIGPFWDANEVWLITAGGAMFAAFPHWYATLFSGFYTALVFVLLALIGRGVAFEFRGKVNSARWKKTWDIIIFIGSLLPPLLFGVVFACLIQGVPIGEDMNMNAGFFDIVNGYTLLGGITLVVLCLVHGLVFTTLRTLGSLQERARIMAKRLLIPLAVLIVAFGVMTYYVTDIFEVRGTILTVLAVVGMIVYLLAGFFIARKRDGWAFGMTGAIIVLSFGSIFIGLFPRVMVSSINDAFSLTITNAASGQYSLKVMSIVALTLLPFVLGYQVWSYFVFHKRVNEKEHLEY
- a CDS encoding ABC transporter ATP-binding protein, whose translation is MDENEEPVISIRSLAMNYGDKPVLRWINLDVYKGQIIGYIGPNGAGKSTTVKILLGLLEGYIGEVKILGRDISDGDVEYKRRIGYVPEVVDIYESLTAQEYLTFVGQLYGLDYSKADHKAAQLMKSFGLESVYSSRVSSFSKGMKQKVLLISSLIHNPDILFLDEPLSGLDANSVIVVKEILACLAAQGKTIFYSSHMMDVVEKISNRIVLLNDGQIIADGSFNQLREKSKEGSLEQIFNELTGFHDHKEKAEQFVSIVQEV
- a CDS encoding cytochrome ubiquinol oxidase subunit I translates to MDPVMLSRIQFASTTLFHFIFVPLSIGLALLIAIMETMYVIKGKEEYKKMAKFWGHLFLINFAVGVVTGILQEFQFGMNWSDYSRFVGDVFGAPLAVEALLAFFLESTFLGLWIFGWDRLSKKLHLMCIWLVAFGTTMSAFWILVANSFMQRPVGFTMNNGRAEMNDFLALITNGQVLLEFPHTVLAAFMTGAFLVTGVSAYKILKRQDVQFFKKSFIVAIIVGMISSLGVAFVGHSQAQYLVETQPMKMAASEALWDTSSDPAPWTVIASIDPKKKENGATFKIPYMLSFLSYSKFSGEVVGMNQLQAEYEQKYGPGDYIPPVRTTFWSFRIMVGSGSVLILLSLYGAYLVARKKLDRPNKWFMRIMVGAISLPFIANWAGWIMTEVGRQPWTVFGLMTTEDSISPNVSAGQILFSLITFSLAYTILGTILVYLFVRVIKKGPNHSETQVEESHDPFDKEGYHVS
- the cydD gene encoding thiol reductant ABC exporter subunit CydD, translated to MDRNLLGFKGIKPVFAAVALLTLVQSVSILLMARGLSEVISALFAGAPLQEQNQAILTFVVAFLVRHLTNFFQQQITHRFAENTGTLLRQQLMDKLFLLGPRFAKKQGTGKLVTLVLDGISKFRTYLELIIPRMVATMIIPMVIVIYVFTQDVQSAIILVVTMPILIAFMILIGLASRKQVDSQMSSYHKLANHFLDSLRGLETLKYLGRSKSHISSIGSVSDKYRTATMRTLRVAFLSSFALDFFTMLSVASVAVGLGLRLVNGDMVLVTALTILILAPEYFLPVRMVGADYHATLNGKEAGESIQSIIDMPVQKLNGVLPGSAYSWTAESQLILTHVQVQYEEEGPHSLHDVSVKIQGVPKIGIIGESGAGKSTLIDVLSGFLQPTSGSIELNGHKLSDLMDEAWQQQMTYIPQSPYLFSSSLADNVRFYTPNASESEIEQAVVNAGLAELVSQLPNGVNEAIGGGGRPLSGGQAQRVALARAFLSDRPVILLDEPTAHLDIETEYELKETMLSLFAGKLVFLATHRLHWMPDMDLIIVMDEGKVAEVGTHDELLARKGVYHALITSQLEGVI
- a CDS encoding Ig-like domain-containing protein, giving the protein MIQKKAIFNVLVSTSLLTSLVLPSWVSADGSANEVQREQPQGNSIIEGAVENSESRTNAASISQASYSTANDIVSVQPIADSTYPYRTKAFDFELPSHVKVTLSDGSETELYVRWDFNKYNPENIMEQTFTVEGTLRGNSWSAGLPDGINNPQNVKATAEITISAAKQIKSVDPLADIPDVENGTSYYSLGLPDSVGVVLDDDTPATVGVTWSQDDYDMHDQSIHTVELTGRLGDRYGLPVGIDNSNDLKAKVKVSFSEARTIMSLQSVVIKDVLSGTNKTEKALGLPEQVEATLSDNQKVQVPIEWDVEHSAYDSSKLEAQTFEVTGAVKGIPAGLKNPNGATARATVKVAAANHVTHIEDVQVPLVPNGISKTALAFYLPKQADVTLSNGRKDKVDVTWELAESAYDPSNEQQQTVKVMGTLVHLPAGVAAPSEKVTANVTISAMRYVESINHVADITGMANGTNATPEALHLPKQVTVTLSDGTTISVDAQWELHNIGYEKGNAKAQTLKVTGTLINLPLGVIDNNVQAKVNVQVDAKIEPKKNVGVTMSDVSMDKEGRNTTEVLGEYFLPLSGDVTGSNGQPINGPGTALMVLQIHINGEEVRTIDYLGRSLSLNTKLYVGWKNNDVLAEVSNVLKAGLLHHSEGRNYEVITSTSPDGIIIKQKQGTGNSEDNVFSYVLENGKGSAVEGLTWGEQETKTEGRWGMVGQKAKFSVQVKNGASADGDLVVHVSDGTIDKQISVPVVVNDDAAAVARKVRERLVQDYEIANAYSVKADGSTLAFEALEEGSKHVKVSVKTLIDTGSKPDEGSNKPDSGNGNNSGGADSNNNNNGNNSSNGSNSNNNSNNNNSSGAGSAGGNTTTDKDNAGGKGGTPDSDKAEDGDGKPANTFVDLQNHKWAQKSIEFLNSKGIVLGTSEHVFAPNAAMKRGDFALLLMRMFGMKSDATVRFSDVPQSSYYYEAITSLKAQGIVQGFGGDKYDPEAPMTRQDLMVILHKALTKSGIELKAGEASLLNHFSDSDKVKSYAKDAVLALITEGIVKGDGSKLNPTAHASRAEVAVLLEQVFHKIPVNK